In Streptomyces sp. NBC_01439, the following are encoded in one genomic region:
- a CDS encoding acyl-CoA dehydrogenase family protein codes for MSTVIETEEHTALRAAVAALGQRYGRDYLTRVAREGGHPDELWADAAKLGYLGVNLPEEYGGGGGGIAELSIVLEELGAAGCPLLMMVVSPAICGTVIARFGTDAQKEAWLPGLADGSRTMAFGITEPDAGSNSHRITTTARRDGEDWILTGRKVFISGVDIADATLIVGRTEDARTGSLKPCLFIVPRDAPGFTRSVIDMELAAAEKQFELTLDEVRLPSSALVGDEDAGLLQLFAGLNPERIMTAAFAIGMGRHALAKAVDYAKTRQVWKAPIGAHQAVAHPLAQAHIELELARLMTQKAAALYDAGDDMGAGEAANMAKYAAGEACVRAVDQAVHTLGGNGLTREYGLASLITAARVARIAPVSREMILNFISHQTLGLPKSY; via the coding sequence ATGAGCACCGTCATCGAAACCGAAGAGCACACCGCCCTGCGCGCCGCCGTCGCCGCACTCGGACAGCGCTACGGCCGCGACTACCTCACCCGTGTCGCCCGCGAGGGCGGCCACCCCGACGAGCTGTGGGCCGACGCCGCGAAGCTCGGCTACCTCGGGGTCAACCTGCCCGAGGAGTACGGCGGCGGGGGCGGCGGCATCGCCGAACTCTCCATCGTCCTGGAAGAACTCGGGGCCGCGGGCTGTCCCCTCCTCATGATGGTCGTCTCGCCCGCCATCTGCGGCACGGTCATCGCCCGCTTCGGCACGGACGCCCAGAAGGAGGCCTGGCTGCCGGGCCTCGCCGACGGCAGCCGCACCATGGCCTTCGGCATCACCGAACCCGACGCCGGGTCCAACTCCCACCGGATCACCACCACGGCCCGCCGCGACGGCGAGGACTGGATCCTCACCGGCCGCAAGGTCTTCATCTCCGGCGTCGACATCGCCGACGCCACCCTCATCGTCGGCCGCACCGAAGACGCTCGTACCGGCAGCCTCAAGCCCTGCCTGTTCATCGTGCCGCGCGACGCCCCCGGCTTCACCCGCTCGGTCATCGACATGGAACTGGCCGCCGCGGAGAAGCAGTTCGAACTCACCCTGGACGAGGTCCGCCTGCCCTCCTCGGCCCTGGTCGGCGACGAGGACGCGGGCCTGCTCCAGTTGTTCGCCGGACTCAACCCCGAGCGGATCATGACCGCCGCCTTCGCCATCGGGATGGGCCGCCACGCCCTCGCCAAGGCCGTCGACTACGCGAAGACCCGCCAGGTCTGGAAGGCGCCCATCGGCGCCCACCAGGCCGTGGCCCACCCGCTGGCCCAGGCGCACATCGAACTGGAACTGGCCCGCCTGATGACCCAAAAGGCGGCCGCGCTGTACGACGCGGGCGACGACATGGGCGCGGGCGAGGCGGCCAACATGGCCAAGTACGCCGCCGGGGAGGCCTGCGTCCGTGCGGTGGACCAGGCGGTCCACACCCTCGGCGGCAACGGCCTGACCCGCGAATACGGCCTGGCCTCCCTCATCACCGCGGCCCGCGTGGCCCGCATCGCCCCGGTCAGCCGCGAGATGATCCTGAACTTCATCTCCCACCAAACCCTGGGCCTACCGAAGTCCTACTAG
- a CDS encoding enoyl-CoA hydratase family protein encodes MAPRVHAAQATGIATLTLDSPGNRNALSVDLVAELRSALAATAADADVRAVVLTHTGNTFCAGADLKSPCDPADFLALLRETAELPKPVVARVTGHVRAGGLGLLGVCDVAAAGPQSSYAFTETHLGLAPAVISMPLLPRLDPRAAARYFLTAEAFDAAEAARIGLLTLHGEDVDTALEPVLAGLRKASPQGLAATKALTSAAVREALARDGSRLTELSAGLFASEEAREGITARFERREPSWSL; translated from the coding sequence ATGGCCCCACGAGTGCACGCCGCCCAGGCGACCGGCATCGCCACCCTCACCCTGGACTCCCCGGGCAACCGCAACGCCCTTTCCGTCGACCTCGTCGCCGAGCTCCGCTCCGCGCTCGCCGCCACCGCCGCGGACGCGGACGTCCGGGCCGTCGTCCTCACCCACACCGGCAACACCTTCTGCGCCGGGGCCGACCTCAAGTCACCTTGCGATCCCGCCGACTTCCTGGCCCTGCTCCGCGAGACCGCCGAGCTCCCCAAGCCCGTCGTCGCCCGGGTCACCGGCCACGTCCGGGCCGGCGGCCTCGGGCTGCTCGGTGTCTGCGACGTCGCCGCCGCCGGACCGCAGTCCTCGTACGCCTTCACCGAGACCCACCTGGGCCTCGCCCCCGCGGTGATCTCCATGCCGCTGCTGCCCCGCCTCGACCCGCGCGCCGCGGCCCGCTACTTCCTCACCGCCGAGGCCTTCGACGCCGCCGAGGCCGCCCGGATCGGACTGCTCACCCTGCACGGCGAGGACGTGGACACGGCCCTGGAGCCGGTACTCGCCGGCCTGCGCAAGGCCTCCCCGCAGGGGCTGGCCGCGACCAAGGCGTTGACGTCCGCCGCCGTACGCGAGGCCCTCGCCCGCGACGGATCCCGCCTGACCGAGCTGTCCGCCGGACTGTTCGCCTCCGAAGAGGCCCGCGAAGGCATCACCGCCCGTTTCGAGCGCCGGGAACCGTCATGGTCGCTGTGA
- a CDS encoding TetR/AcrR family transcriptional regulator produces MVAVTGPKQARSRVTRRHLLEAAVSCLAEHGWAGSTVSVVAERAGVSRGAAQHHFPTREDLFTAAVEYVAEERSTALRDLFHAGPAARPAVVEALVDLYTGALFRAALQLWVAASNEEQLRPQVTELEARVGRETHRIAVELLGADESVPGVRETVQGLLDMARGLGLANVLTDDTARRARVVAQWSRILDAALG; encoded by the coding sequence ATGGTCGCTGTGACCGGCCCCAAGCAGGCGCGCAGCCGCGTCACCCGCCGCCACCTCCTGGAGGCGGCGGTGTCCTGCCTGGCGGAGCACGGCTGGGCCGGTTCGACCGTCTCGGTCGTCGCGGAACGGGCCGGGGTTTCGCGCGGCGCCGCCCAGCACCACTTCCCGACCCGCGAGGACCTGTTCACCGCGGCCGTCGAGTACGTCGCCGAGGAGCGCTCCACGGCCCTGCGCGACCTCTTCCACGCCGGCCCGGCCGCCCGGCCCGCCGTGGTGGAGGCGCTGGTCGACCTGTACACCGGCGCCCTCTTCCGGGCCGCCCTGCAGTTGTGGGTGGCCGCCTCCAACGAGGAGCAGCTGCGCCCCCAGGTCACCGAACTGGAGGCCCGGGTCGGTCGCGAGACCCACCGCATCGCCGTCGAGCTGCTGGGTGCGGACGAGTCGGTGCCGGGCGTACGGGAGACCGTGCAGGGTCTGCTGGACATGGCGCGGGGCCTGGGCCTCGCCAACGTGCTCACCGACGATACGGCCCGCCGGGCCCGGGTGGTGGCCCAGTGGTCCCGGATCCTGGACGCGGCCCTGGGCTGA
- a CDS encoding citrate synthase 2 → MSDFVPGLEGVVAFETEIAEPDKEGGSLRYRGVDIEDLVGHVSFGNVWGLLVDGAFNPGLPAAEPFPIPVHSGDIRVDVQSALAMLAPVWGLKPLLDIDVQTARDDLARAAVMALSYVAQSARGQGLPMVPQREIDKAESVVERFMIRWRGEPDPRHVKAVDAYWTSAAEHGMNASTFTARVIASTGADVAAALSGAVGAMSGPLHGGAPSRVLGMIEEIERTGDAVAYVKKALDKGERLMGFGHRVYRAEDPRARVLRRTAKELDAPRYEVAAALEKAALEELHARRPDRVLATNVEFWAAIMLDFAEVPAHMFTSMFSCARTAGWSAHILEQKRTGRLVRPSARYTGPGRRNPQEIEGYADIAETA, encoded by the coding sequence ATGTCCGACTTCGTACCCGGGCTCGAAGGGGTCGTCGCGTTCGAGACGGAGATCGCCGAACCCGACAAGGAAGGCGGGTCGCTCCGCTACCGGGGCGTCGACATCGAAGACCTCGTCGGCCACGTCTCCTTCGGGAACGTCTGGGGCCTGCTGGTCGACGGTGCCTTCAACCCGGGCCTGCCCGCCGCCGAACCTTTCCCCATCCCGGTCCACTCCGGTGACATCCGCGTCGACGTCCAGTCCGCGCTCGCGATGCTCGCCCCCGTGTGGGGTCTGAAACCACTGCTGGACATCGACGTGCAGACCGCCCGTGACGACCTCGCGCGCGCAGCCGTGATGGCACTGTCGTACGTCGCCCAGTCCGCCCGCGGCCAGGGCCTGCCCATGGTGCCGCAGCGGGAGATCGACAAGGCCGAGTCCGTCGTCGAGCGGTTCATGATCCGCTGGCGGGGCGAGCCGGACCCGCGGCACGTCAAGGCCGTCGACGCGTACTGGACCTCGGCCGCCGAGCACGGCATGAACGCCTCCACCTTCACCGCGCGGGTGATCGCATCGACCGGCGCGGACGTCGCCGCCGCGCTGTCCGGCGCCGTGGGCGCCATGTCGGGACCGCTGCACGGCGGGGCGCCGTCCCGCGTGCTCGGCATGATCGAGGAGATCGAGCGCACCGGCGACGCCGTGGCGTACGTGAAGAAGGCTCTCGACAAGGGCGAGCGGCTGATGGGCTTCGGGCACCGCGTCTACCGTGCCGAGGACCCGCGCGCCCGCGTGCTGCGGCGCACCGCCAAGGAGCTCGACGCGCCGCGCTACGAGGTGGCCGCCGCGCTGGAGAAGGCCGCACTGGAAGAACTGCACGCGCGCCGCCCCGACCGGGTGCTCGCCACGAACGTGGAGTTCTGGGCCGCGATCATGCTGGACTTCGCCGAGGTCCCCGCGCACATGTTCACGTCGATGTTCAGCTGCGCCCGCACCGCCGGCTGGTCGGCGCACATCCTGGAGCAGAAGCGCACGGGCCGCCTGGTGCGGCCCTCGGCCCGCTACACCGGGCCCGGGCGGCGCAACCCGCAGGAGATCGAGGGCTACGCGGACATCGCCGAGACGGCGTAA
- the pdxH gene encoding pyridoxamine 5'-phosphate oxidase: MASVTDQDIDPAMMRKQYRSEIVDEGSLAEHPMDQFALWFQQAADSHLFEPNAMVVSTATPDGRPSSRTVLMKQFDGRGFVFFTNYASRKGRELAENPQVALLFPWHPIARQVIVTGTAARIGRDETAAYFRSRPHGSQLGAWASEQSSVIDSRAELDRRYAELAARYPEGEQVPVPPEWGGLRVVPQEVEFWQGHENRLHDRLHYVLDGAKWRVERLCP; the protein is encoded by the coding sequence ATGGCAAGCGTGACCGATCAGGACATTGACCCCGCCATGATGCGCAAGCAGTACCGCTCGGAGATCGTCGACGAGGGGAGCCTCGCCGAGCATCCGATGGACCAGTTCGCGCTCTGGTTCCAGCAGGCCGCCGACTCGCACCTCTTCGAGCCGAACGCCATGGTCGTATCGACGGCCACCCCGGACGGCCGGCCCAGTTCGCGGACGGTGCTGATGAAGCAGTTCGACGGCCGGGGCTTCGTCTTCTTCACCAATTACGCCTCGCGCAAGGGCCGCGAGCTGGCCGAGAACCCGCAGGTCGCGCTGCTGTTTCCGTGGCACCCGATCGCCCGCCAGGTGATCGTCACCGGTACGGCGGCCCGGATCGGCCGCGACGAGACAGCCGCGTACTTCCGCTCCCGCCCGCACGGTTCCCAGCTGGGTGCCTGGGCGAGCGAGCAGTCCAGCGTCATCGATTCCCGTGCGGAGCTGGACCGGCGCTACGCCGAGCTGGCGGCCCGCTACCCGGAGGGCGAGCAGGTGCCGGTCCCGCCGGAGTGGGGCGGCCTGCGCGTGGTCCCGCAGGAGGTGGAATTCTGGCAGGGCCACGAGAACCGCCTGCACGACCGTCTGCACTACGTCCTGGACGGGGCCAAGTGGCGCGTGGAGCGGCTCTGCCCGTAG
- the iscB gene encoding RNA-guided endonuclease IscB, with protein sequence MFVLAKGGEPLMPCHQARARELLAGGRAVVARRAPFTIRLKHRTRAGSAVEGVQLRLDPGSKATGIAIADERHRNGPKGRTAVARRGLITLELRHRGQQIHGGMVRRAAYRRRRRSANLRYRAPRHDNRPRPDGWLPPSLRHRVDSTTAVVARLCRYAPVREIHVEQVAFDTTAFAGVMPSCVQDGIEPTYAASEVPQFLRAKWKRSCAYCDATGVPLNIDHVRARSRGGSDRVSNLVLACVPCNQAKGTAPVQEFLADRPARLERVIRQLRKPLQDVAATNATRLQLVKALATQSVPVHAWSGGRTHWNRFAMGLPKSHTLDALTNGVIDHERGTRSSGYPRRS encoded by the coding sequence GTGTTCGTGCTGGCCAAGGGGGGCGAGCCGCTGATGCCCTGCCATCAGGCCCGTGCACGCGAGTTGCTCGCTGGTGGACGTGCCGTCGTGGCACGGCGTGCTCCGTTCACCATCCGGCTCAAGCACCGTACCCGTGCGGGCTCGGCCGTCGAAGGCGTACAGCTGCGCCTCGATCCTGGCTCCAAGGCGACGGGTATCGCCATCGCCGACGAGCGTCACCGGAACGGCCCGAAGGGCCGAACCGCGGTCGCCCGCCGGGGTCTGATCACTCTCGAACTCCGGCACCGGGGACAACAGATCCACGGCGGCATGGTGCGACGCGCCGCCTATCGGCGCCGGAGGCGCTCGGCGAATCTCCGGTACCGGGCGCCCCGGCACGACAACCGCCCGCGGCCGGACGGCTGGCTCCCCCCGTCCCTGCGCCATCGCGTCGACTCGACCACGGCCGTGGTCGCGCGACTGTGCCGATATGCACCAGTGCGTGAGATCCACGTGGAGCAGGTGGCATTCGACACGACCGCATTCGCCGGAGTCATGCCGTCCTGCGTGCAGGACGGCATCGAGCCGACGTACGCCGCCTCCGAGGTCCCTCAGTTCCTCCGGGCCAAATGGAAGAGGTCCTGCGCCTACTGCGACGCCACGGGGGTGCCTCTCAACATCGATCACGTCCGTGCACGAAGCCGTGGTGGATCGGATCGGGTATCGAACCTCGTCCTCGCTTGTGTTCCCTGCAATCAGGCAAAGGGGACGGCACCCGTCCAGGAGTTCCTCGCCGACCGGCCGGCCCGGCTGGAACGCGTGATCAGGCAGCTGAGGAAACCTCTGCAGGACGTGGCCGCCACTAACGCCACCAGGCTCCAGCTCGTGAAAGCGCTCGCAACGCAGAGTGTGCCGGTGCATGCGTGGTCGGGCGGGCGTACCCACTGGAACCGGTTCGCGATGGGCTTGCCGAAGAGCCACACGCTCGACGCCCTGACCAACGGAGTCATCGACCACGAGCGGGGGACGCGCTCGTCCGGGTACCCGCGCAGATCCTAG
- a CDS encoding PAS domain-containing protein has translation MSAYGRNETADDLLAALLDGMDAALCAFDSDGVITHWNREAERILGWTAAEAVGRKGFEGWAVRAADAHDVQDRLMAVQHVPGRQVHEFALLTKDGGRVLVRTQSAGVPGADGKPAGVYCAFSEVHAQIDLERSIALSEALMEDASWGVVLVDVDLRPAVVNGHAARAFGTGRTALLGRPLGELLTQGVEELEGALQHVLAEGAPPAPVEMWVSVRTAEGVRRRCWRCGFLRLASPLAEEPVPLGVGWLFQDVTEARQEQLDTAQLRFRSHQLHRAGRAAAECEDPAEAAAVRLDFALAGFAEHALLDVLDPTADPERRRLVRSAASPPVLPGPGSIPVRYAAGHPALQALDRIGSVRTSAPRGEADAQWARARQWPEGAVHGLCTVLRSRGRTLGALTFLRGPSRAAFERADAVYAEEVAARVAADLDLAAGPAGPAGPAGPAGPGEE, from the coding sequence GTGAGTGCCTACGGACGTAACGAGACCGCTGACGATCTGCTCGCAGCGCTGCTGGACGGGATGGACGCCGCCCTGTGCGCGTTCGACTCCGACGGCGTGATCACCCACTGGAACCGCGAGGCCGAGCGGATCCTGGGGTGGACCGCGGCCGAGGCCGTGGGTCGCAAGGGCTTCGAGGGTTGGGCAGTGCGGGCCGCCGACGCGCACGACGTCCAGGACCGGCTGATGGCCGTCCAGCACGTGCCCGGCCGGCAGGTGCACGAGTTCGCGTTGCTGACCAAGGACGGCGGGCGCGTCCTCGTACGGACCCAGTCCGCCGGGGTGCCCGGCGCGGACGGGAAACCCGCCGGGGTGTACTGCGCCTTCAGCGAGGTGCACGCCCAGATCGACCTGGAGCGCTCCATCGCGCTGAGCGAGGCCCTGATGGAGGACGCCTCGTGGGGCGTCGTCCTGGTCGACGTCGACCTGCGGCCCGCCGTGGTCAACGGGCACGCCGCCCGGGCCTTCGGGACCGGCCGCACCGCACTGCTCGGGCGGCCCCTGGGAGAGCTGTTGACCCAGGGCGTCGAGGAGTTGGAGGGCGCGCTCCAGCACGTGCTCGCCGAAGGGGCCCCGCCCGCGCCGGTGGAGATGTGGGTGTCGGTGCGCACGGCGGAGGGGGTGCGGCGCAGGTGCTGGCGGTGCGGGTTCCTGCGGTTGGCCTCGCCGCTCGCGGAGGAGCCCGTACCGCTGGGCGTCGGCTGGCTGTTCCAGGACGTCACCGAGGCCCGCCAGGAGCAACTGGACACCGCGCAGCTGCGGTTCCGCTCGCACCAGCTCCACCGGGCGGGGCGGGCCGCCGCCGAGTGCGAGGATCCGGCCGAAGCGGCCGCCGTCCGCCTGGACTTCGCCCTCGCCGGCTTCGCCGAGCACGCGCTGCTGGACGTACTGGACCCCACGGCCGACCCCGAGCGGCGCAGGCTCGTACGGTCCGCCGCGTCGCCGCCGGTGCTGCCGGGGCCCGGGTCGATCCCCGTCCGGTACGCGGCCGGGCACCCGGCGCTGCAGGCGCTGGACCGGATCGGCTCGGTGCGCACCAGCGCCCCGCGCGGGGAGGCGGACGCGCAGTGGGCGCGGGCGCGCCAGTGGCCCGAGGGCGCCGTGCACGGGCTGTGCACGGTGTTGCGGAGCCGGGGGCGGACCCTGGGGGCGCTGACGTTCCTGCGCGGGCCCTCGCGGGCGGCCTTCGAGCGCGCGGACGCGGTGTACGCGGAGGAGGTCGCGGCCCGGGTCGCGGCCGACCTGGACCTGGCGGCGGGTCCGGCGGGTCCGGCAGGTCCGGCGGGTCCGGCCGGTCCGGGCGAGGAGTGA
- a CDS encoding SIS domain-containing protein — protein sequence MSESKLAGQFFDAAIGLLERVRDEEAPHIAEAGSLIADAVAAGNRLFAFGAGHSSLPAQDVVYRAGGLALMNFLAVPGTAGVDVMPATLGSALERVDGLAGAVLDSSPASDGDVLVIISLSGRNALPVEMAMNARAIGLKVIGVTSVAYATGTKSRHLSGTFLKDHCDVVLDSKIAVGDAELSIDGIDAPFAPASTVVTSAIMQAVMATAAGELAARGVEPPLLRSGNVDGGHEWNGRVMQEYGDRIFFRH from the coding sequence ATGAGCGAGAGCAAGCTGGCCGGCCAGTTCTTCGATGCCGCCATCGGTCTGCTGGAGCGGGTGCGGGACGAGGAGGCCCCGCACATCGCCGAGGCCGGCTCCCTCATCGCCGACGCGGTCGCCGCCGGCAACCGGCTCTTCGCCTTCGGCGCCGGGCATTCCTCGCTGCCCGCCCAGGACGTCGTCTACCGGGCCGGCGGCCTGGCCCTGATGAACTTCCTCGCCGTCCCCGGCACGGCCGGCGTCGACGTCATGCCCGCGACCCTGGGCAGCGCCCTGGAGCGGGTCGACGGCCTGGCCGGCGCCGTCCTCGACAGCAGCCCCGCCTCCGACGGCGACGTCCTCGTGATCATCTCCCTCTCCGGGCGCAACGCCCTGCCCGTCGAGATGGCGATGAACGCCCGCGCCATCGGCCTCAAGGTCATCGGCGTGACCTCGGTGGCGTACGCGACCGGGACCAAGTCACGGCACCTCTCCGGCACCTTCCTCAAGGACCACTGCGACGTCGTCCTCGACAGCAAGATCGCGGTCGGCGACGCCGAGCTGAGCATCGACGGCATCGACGCGCCCTTCGCCCCCGCCTCCACCGTGGTGACCAGCGCGATCATGCAGGCCGTCATGGCGACGGCGGCCGGCGAGCTCGCCGCCCGCGGGGTGGAGCCCCCGCTGCTGCGCTCGGGCAACGTCGACGGCGGCCACGAGTGGAACGGCCGCGTGATGCAGGAGTACGGCGACCGGATCTTCTTCCGGCACTGA
- a CDS encoding metal-dependent transcriptional regulator produces MSGLIDTTEMYLRTILELEEEGVVPMRARIAERLDQSGPTVSQTVARMERDGLVAVASDRHLELTEEGRRLATRVMRKHRLAECLLVDVIGLEWEQVHAEACRWEHVMSEAVERRVLELLRHPTESPYGNPIPGLEELGEKAEADPFLEDGMVSLSELDAGTEGKTVVVRRIGEPIQTDAQLMYTLRRAGVQPGAVVSVTESPGGVLVGSGGEAAELDVEVASHVFVAKR; encoded by the coding sequence ATGTCCGGACTGATCGATACCACGGAGATGTATCTCCGCACCATCCTCGAGCTGGAAGAGGAAGGCGTGGTCCCCATGCGCGCCCGGATCGCCGAGCGGCTCGACCAGAGCGGTCCGACGGTGAGCCAGACGGTGGCGCGCATGGAGCGGGACGGCCTGGTGGCCGTCGCCAGCGACCGGCACCTCGAACTGACGGAGGAGGGCCGCCGACTGGCCACGCGCGTGATGCGCAAGCACCGGCTCGCGGAGTGTCTGCTCGTCGACGTCATCGGGCTGGAGTGGGAGCAGGTGCACGCGGAGGCCTGCCGTTGGGAGCACGTGATGAGCGAAGCGGTGGAGCGGCGGGTGCTGGAGTTGCTGCGCCACCCGACCGAGTCGCCGTACGGAAACCCGATCCCGGGGCTGGAGGAGCTGGGTGAGAAGGCCGAGGCCGACCCGTTCTTGGAGGACGGCATGGTCAGCCTGTCCGAGCTCGATGCGGGCACCGAGGGCAAGACCGTGGTCGTCCGGCGGATCGGTGAGCCGATCCAGACGGACGCCCAGTTGATGTACACGCTCCGGCGGGCGGGCGTGCAGCCCGGCGCGGTGGTGAGCGTGACCGAGTCTCCGGGGGGTGTGCTGGTCGGCAGTGGCGGTGAGGCCGCCGAGCTGGACGTGGAGGTCGCCTCGCACGTGTTCGTGGCGAAGCGCTGA
- a CDS encoding alpha/beta fold hydrolase encodes MVQRVDVTGAEGVRLAAWEFREAEAEPDTRPGVLLLHGLMGRAFHWAGTARWLRERRRVVALDQRGHGQSARPPAAPDGTPTSLGREAFVADAEAAVEQLGLAPVTLIGHSMGALTAWQLAARRPDLVEAVVICDMRASALGAASQQEWEDWFHHWPLPFPTQDAARRWFGEDDPRVERPDPGRGAFFAEVMHEASDGWRPVFSRRQMLTARETWVHDAHWEELAQVRCPTLVVRGLDGELGRAEAQEMVRVLPAGQYAEIPDAGHYLHYDQPTAWREVLEPFLDGIKAEAP; translated from the coding sequence GTGGTACAGCGCGTCGATGTGACAGGGGCCGAAGGCGTCCGCCTGGCCGCCTGGGAGTTCCGCGAAGCAGAGGCCGAGCCCGACACCCGCCCCGGGGTGCTGTTACTGCACGGGCTGATGGGCCGCGCCTTCCACTGGGCCGGCACCGCCCGCTGGCTCCGCGAGCGCCGCCGCGTCGTGGCCCTGGACCAGCGCGGACACGGCCAGAGCGCCCGCCCGCCCGCCGCCCCCGACGGCACCCCCACCTCCCTGGGCCGTGAGGCCTTCGTGGCCGACGCGGAAGCGGCCGTCGAGCAGCTCGGCCTCGCCCCCGTGACACTGATCGGCCACTCCATGGGCGCCCTCACCGCCTGGCAGCTCGCGGCCCGCCGCCCGGACCTGGTCGAAGCCGTGGTCATCTGCGACATGCGCGCCTCCGCCCTGGGCGCGGCCTCCCAGCAGGAATGGGAGGACTGGTTCCACCACTGGCCCCTCCCCTTCCCCACCCAGGACGCGGCCCGCCGCTGGTTCGGCGAGGACGACCCCCGGGTGGAACGTCCCGACCCCGGCCGCGGTGCCTTCTTCGCCGAGGTCATGCACGAGGCCTCGGACGGCTGGCGCCCGGTCTTCTCCCGCCGCCAGATGCTGACGGCCCGCGAGACCTGGGTCCACGACGCCCACTGGGAGGAGCTCGCCCAGGTCCGCTGCCCGACCCTGGTGGTCCGCGGCCTCGACGGCGAACTGGGCCGGGCCGAGGCCCAGGAAATGGTGCGCGTCCTCCCGGCCGGCCAGTACGCGGAAATCCCCGATGCGGGTCACTACCTCCACTACGACCAGCCGACGGCCTGGCGCGAGGTCTTGGAACCCTTCCTCGACGGCATCAAGGCCGAAGCTCCCTGA
- a CDS encoding transporter yields the protein MTSPANPAAGPAAGPAGTVTAPATGSTRSTGAPSVASVPLTPVFVRLKLSLLRNGLKGSSKRKAAYFSSLAFALAVGFLVTLGLALLHGNAHASTVVVLLAAILALGWAFMPLFFPTGDETLDASRLVMLPLRPRPLVRALLVSSLVGIGPLFTLCLAIGSVLAVARGAAGAVAAVVAAPLLVLGCVTLARAVATANVRLLSSRKGRDMAILSGLLIAVGGQLANFGSQRLFEVGGLTTLEPAEAVVRWLPPATAVGMVDSASEGAYGVAAAQLALTLAAVAALLWFWERSLTRLMVTPDGSTLTAAQPTRDRGAGGLWSLLPAGRTGATMQRTLRYAVRDPKTKASWVTGLAIGLIIPVFNALQGTGSVYLGCFGAGMLGMQMYNQFGQDTSAFWMVAQTISSPRDAYVELRARAASLALVTVPYTVLVMVVTAALLGDWSTFPAATGLALALLGSMLCTGALASARFPYSIPSDGAFKNVVPGQAGLAWAGIFAGMLASAVISAPVIALTIWIKVGGHQDISWIALPLGVAWGALATWTGLRLAAPTVARKLPEILWAVSKG from the coding sequence ATGACCTCGCCCGCCAACCCGGCCGCAGGTCCGGCCGCAGGTCCCGCCGGCACCGTGACCGCTCCCGCCACCGGGTCCACCCGGTCCACCGGAGCCCCGTCCGTCGCGTCGGTCCCGCTGACCCCGGTCTTCGTCCGCCTCAAGCTGTCGCTCCTGCGCAACGGGCTGAAGGGCTCCTCCAAGCGCAAGGCCGCCTACTTCTCGTCGCTCGCCTTCGCCCTGGCCGTCGGCTTCCTCGTGACGCTCGGCCTGGCCCTGCTGCACGGGAACGCCCACGCCAGCACGGTCGTCGTCCTGCTGGCCGCGATCCTGGCCCTCGGCTGGGCCTTCATGCCGCTGTTCTTCCCCACCGGGGACGAGACCCTCGACGCGAGCCGGCTGGTCATGCTGCCGCTGCGCCCGCGTCCTCTCGTACGGGCCCTCCTCGTCTCCTCGCTGGTCGGCATCGGGCCGCTGTTCACGCTGTGCCTGGCCATCGGCTCCGTACTGGCCGTCGCGCGCGGCGCCGCCGGCGCGGTGGCCGCCGTGGTGGCCGCGCCCCTGCTGGTGCTCGGCTGCGTGACCCTCGCACGGGCGGTGGCCACGGCCAACGTGCGGCTGCTGAGCAGTCGCAAGGGGCGGGACATGGCGATCCTCAGCGGTCTGCTGATCGCGGTGGGCGGCCAGCTGGCCAACTTTGGTAGCCAGCGCCTCTTCGAGGTGGGCGGCCTCACCACGCTGGAGCCGGCCGAGGCCGTGGTGCGCTGGCTGCCGCCGGCGACCGCCGTCGGCATGGTGGACTCGGCGAGCGAGGGCGCGTACGGGGTGGCGGCCGCCCAACTGGCCTTGACCCTGGCCGCCGTGGCCGCCCTCCTGTGGTTCTGGGAGCGGAGCCTGACGCGGCTGATGGTCACCCCGGACGGCTCGACCCTGACGGCGGCCCAGCCGACGAGGGACCGCGGCGCGGGCGGCCTGTGGTCCCTGCTGCCCGCCGGCCGGACGGGCGCGACCATGCAGCGCACGCTGCGCTACGCCGTGCGCGACCCGAAGACCAAGGCGTCTTGGGTGACCGGACTGGCGATCGGCCTGATCATCCCCGTCTTCAACGCCCTCCAGGGCACGGGGTCCGTCTACCTCGGCTGCTTCGGCGCGGGCATGCTCGGCATGCAGATGTACAACCAGTTCGGCCAGGACACCTCCGCGTTCTGGATGGTCGCGCAGACCATCAGCTCCCCGCGCGACGCGTACGTGGAACTGCGCGCGCGGGCCGCCTCGCTGGCCCTGGTCACCGTCCCGTACACGGTCCTGGTCATGGTGGTCACGGCCGCGCTGCTCGGCGACTGGTCCACCTTCCCGGCGGCCACGGGCCTGGCCCTGGCCCTGTTGGGCTCGATGCTCTGCACGGGGGCGCTGGCCTCGGCCCGCTTCCCGTACTCGATCCCGTCGGACGGCGCCTTCAAGAACGTCGTCCCGGGACAGGCCGGACTCGCCTGGGCGGGCATCTTCGCCGGGATGCTGGCCTCGGCGGTGATCTCCGCCCCGGTGATCGCCCTGACGATCTGGATCAAGGTCGGTGGCCACCAGGACATCTCCTGGATCGCGCTCCCGCTGGGTGTGGCCTGGGGCGCACTGGCCACCTGGACGGGCCTGCGGCTCGCCGCCCCGACGGTGGCGCGCAAGCTCCCGGAGATCCTGTGGGCGGTCAGCAAGGGCTGA